DNA from Drosophila suzukii chromosome 2R, CBGP_Dsuzu_IsoJpt1.0, whole genome shotgun sequence:
AAGTTGCTGCAGTTGATTTTCAATTAAGCTAATGGAGTGATGGTTGCATGGAGGGGTTTCGGGGAAAGGGGACGAAAAATGCGACGTCGCCAAAAAGTTGAGTCAACTTTTATAACGCTCATGTCCACGACTCTTAAAACTCTACATTCTATTTACACTTGTTGCTCCTTCCCCAGCAGCTAGTCGGAGTTCATCTCGGCCATCTCGGGAAATGGAGTCCTCGGAGGCCTGGAGGCTTTGGGGGCACCACCTTATTTCACGCCCGTTATGCTGCGCAGCCACGGCTTGTAGAAGGTGGTGCGCATATAGACACCCGGCAGATACGGCGCCGCACACTTGATGCCGTGGGAAACGGTTCCGGCCAACTCGTAGCGCCCGTCGGGTCGCTGCAGAACCAGCGGACCGCCACTGTCACCCTACCGGAAAAATGAGAACAATTAGAGTCAAGTGTGATTGGAAAAATATATGGTAATTCTGCCAGTTGTCTACTATTTATATCTGATTTACATAATACAAGCATACTGTTTTAATGATTGTAATGATTTCATATTTCTTGTAGTTTAAGACATCAAGACCTACAATGCTATGCTCGTTTAAAACAAAGTCAacatttaaagtttttataagtATTAAATTGAATCTGAAAATATggtattattttaatttgaatgaTTTATAGTGAACTGGAGGTCATGGATGGTTGTATTTAATTCTATAACACAACAAttaatcaatttaaaatttaaaaactgcCAAACAATAAAGACAtagcttaaaaatattttaattctCTCGAAAAATGTTAAACTTTAAGAATATTAATAGAAATTTTGTTCTCTCCAAACATTTTAAGCTTAAAGgtctttaaaaaaagtttttcgaATCTCCAATAatttttcgatatggcatggaTATTTTAAGGTCCGCATGTTAAACTTAATGTTTGTATTAAACTCAACACTTCTCAATTCTAGTTTAACATGCACACGTAAAAACGTCCCTAGGATATGCAGGGATCCCAGATATCCCAAAATATTATTCTGGAACCCACCTCGCaagagtccttttggccattGGCATAGCCGGCGCACAGGAAGGAGGTGAGAATCTTCTTGTTGTGGCCAGCAGTGTGGAACATCTCCTGGCAAACGCTGTTCTCGATAATGGGCACCTAATTTAAATCAGCCCGGGGTTAGTTAGATCTTCAAAGAGGACTGTGATGGGTGGGTGCTTACCTGCACCTCCTGCAGAACGGAGGGCACTCCTCCGCCGTACTTGAGGCGACCCCAGCCGGTCACGGTGGCCATGCGTCCAGTGAAGTCCGCCACATCATTGGGCATGCAAATGGGCACTGCAGAGGAGTAAAGGGAAATTTGCAAATTATTTATAGTTAACTTTAATGAGGGGTCTAGACTATGTTATCATTATAAAGAGATTGAAATATATTATTCGGGGTGCAACGCAAATAACAAGGGTTTTATAATTCCTTTTAAATGTTCCTtcaggtgtctaaaagtatgcaacaccATTTTTTTAAGCTCAAAAGTACCATTGTTTCATTCAGAAGGACGACTTCCCCGTATTTACCAcgtacttttagacacctaaaatGGCATTTAAAAGTGATTATAGGACCCATTGATTTGTGTGGCTCCCCAGTAAAACCCTTGAAAAGTTTTCTTTAATCTTTCGATAATTTTGTCTTTATCAAAAGAATGTTGCATTACTTCGGTCCTTGCTTGGGCGCCACTAGATCTAAACTTTATACATTCTCCTTAGATCGGTACTTACCTATATGGGTATCGAACTGCACTGGAGTGTCCAGTTCCAGCAGGGCCAGATCGTTTTCGAACGTGGCCGGATCGTATTGCCGGTGGACGATGACACGCTTCACATTCTTCGTCACAGAGCGCTTGCTCTCCAGGTCGCCGGAGATGTCGAATTCGCCCATGACGGCCACCAGTGAGGCCAGGAAACTGGAGGAAAATCAGAAATCCCCGATTAAAGACCCACCAAACCGGGATTACAGACGCAATCTTACCCGGGCTGACAATGGGCGGCGGTGATGACGTAGCGGCTGGTGATGAGGACGCCGCCGCACTTGTTCTTGGTGAACAGGCCCAGCCAGGTGGACTCCCGGACGAGGACCTGCCAGGGGAAGGCGCCGAAGGTGGAGCCCTTGCCGCCGACGATGCGGCCGGACTTGACATGGGGCCGCACACCGCACTCTGTTGATGGGGAGTGAAATGCGAGGTTAGGAGTGGGGAGTGTTCGAGAAGTCGAGTCTGAGAGTTGGGGGAAGCATAGAACTGATGGGACACGGGAGTGGGGGGGAGGGGTTACTAGAACTAGGAGGGGTATTCTTTATGGGGAACTGTTGGTTTAGGCGGATTTCTGGTTCCGTCGCTTGTGCTTGCGACGCGCTATATTTATGGATCAGTCGGGAATGCGATGGGGGATCAGGGTGGAGGAAGCGTGGGGTTAAATGCGTGAGCGTGAGGTTAGGAACAGGTGAGGGGCAGGTGAGAGAACAAGAAATAGAGAGAGAAAGACAGTTGTTTCGGGTCCATGCTAGTCCATGCAACATTCAGTCCACACTTACGAATCTTCCGGCCGTTGGCTCCGCCGTAGGAACTCAGGGTGGCGCCTTGGTCGACCTCGTTGTCGCTGGGGTTCGGGTTGACGTCCTCTTCGTCCTCCTCGTCCACGATCTCATCGGCCGCCGGTCTGGCCGAGctcacggtggtggtcttcaCGGTGCTGCTCACGCGACGGGTTGGCTTCTTGGTCGCCGGCTTCCGGGTGGTGGTGGTTACCTTGGCGGCGACGGTGGTGCGACGGGTTACGGGCTTGCGGGTGGTGCTGCTGACGGCGGACGTCTTCTTGTTGGGAGCCTTGGTCGTGACCCGAGTCACGGGTTTCTTGGTGGTGACCTTcggtctggtggtggtggctaCCCTAACGGGCTTGCGCGTGGTTGCTACTCTCACGGGCTTGGCTGCTCCTCCTGCTCCGGCCTGGTAGGTGGCCGCGGTCTTGTTGCTTCCCGGTTCCTCGATCATATCGGCCAAGGCATCGAAATTACCCTGCAGCGAGGCTACCAACTTGTGGACCAGCGTGTGCATCTTGTCCTTCAGCACCACATCCTCCACAAAGGAGGGGGTGGAAAGGTCCAGGTCGCTGGTCACAGCGCTGGAGGCGGCAGACATGTTGAGATTGGGATTCCTCACCGGCGGGAAGTTGACGAAGTCATTTGGCGACGTGTAGGTCTCCTCCATCACATTCTGGCCGACCTTCTCGCCCGGAACCGAGAAGGCGGGATACGAGGGCGTGGGTCCAAAGTATCCGGGGAACGCCGGCTTGTCGTCGGAGGGCACTGCATAGATGGCCTCTGTGGTGGATTGGGTGAAGGCCACGTGCACGGGACTGCTGCCAAAGTATCCGGGATCCTCGAAGTCGTTGGCACTAATGCCCTGTGATCCTGGTCTTCCGGTCACATAGGAGTTGGTGGCCAGTTTGTTGCTATCGTCACTCAAGGAGCTGTAGGTCACCAGGTTAATGGCGGTGGGCTTGGGTGTGATGAGCACCGTCGGTCTGGGAGGCTTAGGTGTTCCATTGATCTGCACAAAGCCGGGCTTCTTGTGTCCATAGACACCACTGCTGGTTGGCCTTTGGGCGTAGATGGGCGTCGAGGCTGTGGCCACCAGCGGGGGTTGGTAGTTGCCCGGCGTAGAGCCCACAATGTTCTCCGCCGTGCTCTGGATGAAGGCGTCCAACTTGTCGTCCGCCATGAACAGAGGAGGTACGTTATCGTAGTGATAGTCGACGGTGGCTGGAGGACGTGGAGTACTGGGTCCGGTCACATAGCTGGTGGAAATGGGCTTGGACGTCGATGGCTTCCTTCCAGGCGAGCTGGCCACATGCTCCTCATCAAAGACAAGCGATGGCATCGGCGCCAGCTGTTCATAGCCGGCGGATGGAGCGGATGGCTGGTCGAACTGGCTGAGTGGGGCATCTGGCTTGTCGTAGTTGAGAGCCGGAGCAGCTGGCGCAGGAGCTGCGGCAGTGGTCTGTTCGTATCCTGGACTAGCTGGCCTGGGGTAGCCACTCTGGTCGTGTTCCTTGTGATGATTGGCCGCTGGCTTCTTGATCTGAATGTGCGTGATGGGCGACTCTGGCGACTCATTGTCGTATCCAGTGGACACGGGTTTCCTGGTGCTATGTTCGCTGATCTTCTCCTGGTTGTAAGCACCAGCACTTGGCTGTGGCTGCGGCTTCCTCTTGATGTTCTCCACGCTAATGGGTCTCTTTATGGCAGGTCGTTTGGTGCTGGGCTTGGGTCGAGGCCTGGGGCTGGCGGTCACCAGAACGGGTCGCTCCGAGGATGCATCTTCCTGCACAGCGTCGTACTGAGGTCTTTGAGCTGCCGGAGGAGCAGATGTTGGTGGGGATACATAGCCGGAGGTGGTCTCCGATTGCTGGTAGACGTTGGAGGTGTCGTCGTACTGCTCCTGGACCTTGGTGGTGTGGGAGGACACGGACACTTCGGCGGGAACTTGGGCCTGGTAGTCACCATTTCCAGACTGCGGGTTGTAGTGCTGCATGGTCACCATTCCAATGTACGAGGCCACAGGGCGATTCTGCTTGTTGGCATTGGTGGTGGGTCGCACGTACGTTGGCACTGGCTGCGGCTGCTCTGTTTGAACGGTGGAGAGCTTCTGGTATGCGGCATCGGTGCTGGCCTCGAAGGAGTCACTGTTCACCTGGCCATAACCAGCGGCCGTGGCCGGCAGattctcctcctcctccatgTAAGACATATCCACAGGGTAAGCAATGCCCGTGGGCATCTTGTTGAACTCGGAGGTCTGCGGAGCAACTGAAGCCTCTGCATCATGGTAGCCATTGGCGGGCATCGTGTGATCCTCAAGCACGGCGGAGACATCTTCACCGTAACCAGGACGCGCGGTGGGCATCTCAGCGGACTGGCTGACAGTTGCCGAGGCCTCCTGCTCGTCGGAAACCTTGTCGTAGGAGGACTCGTAGCCAAGTGTGGTGGTATAACCATATTCCTGCGACTGTGACTCCTGCTCCTGGACCTTATCCGCCTCGTTCTCCTGGTAGAAAGTTGGGGGCTGGGTGGCTGGCTCCGTGTGAACTTGCCCAGCACCGGGGTATCCATATGAAGGTGTCTGCTGGCTCACCACATTGTAACTGGGACCGTGGCTGGTATTATTCAGCTGCAGGATGATGGATTCGATGGAGTCCACATGGGTTGTGATCGAGGAAACGGTGGTGGGACTGTTCGGTCCGCTCGTTGGACGTTTGGCACTAGTACTGGATGTGATGTAGCTCTGCTCCGGCGGCTGTTGTGGCTGTTGTTCCTGCTGCTTTGGTGGTTCCGCATATACAGGCTGTGGTCCATAGCCCGTGGAGAACTGCAGATCCTCCACGAGATCGGCATCTGCTCCGGGGTGAGTGATATCACTGTGCGTGAACTCTCCGCCATCCAGGATCAAATGGTTGTGGTTGTGCTGGTGGATGTTGGACGACTGGGCAGGTTTTGGACTTGGCTGGGGTTTCACCACCGGCTGGGGCTGTGGCTTCTGCTGGATGGGTCGCTTCATGGTCTCCGCCAACTGGGGAACGGGATTCGGCTTGGGTTTCTGCGTGGGCTTTGGAGTGGGTTTCTGGGTGGCTTTCTGCGTGGGCTTCGGAGTGGGCTTCTGCGTGGGCTTCTGAGTGGGCTTAGGTTTGGGTTTTTGAGTGGCTGCTGGCGTCGAGGAAACCTCCTCGAAGGAGTTGGACTCGGAGCTCGTTTGTTCCTGCAAGCCGCTGGCAATCTTTGTGGGCACCTCGGTGGTGAAGACGATGTGATGGTCATCGGCGTGCTCCGGTGGCAAAGTACTGAGCACCTGCATCACGAAGTCATCATTCTGGGGAGGCGACGAGGGTGAGTTGATGGTCACGGAGTGCTTGTGGACATGGAAGCTCGGTGGCTGGATGGGTTGTTTGGTGATCTTCTGAGTAGTCTGCTCGCTGGAGACGTCCACCTGCTGAGAGGGCTCCTGTTCGAACTCCACACTGGCGGAGGAAGGCTGCGACTGGGTGGCCTCGGTGGATGCACTGCTGCTGGAGTACCCAGACTCATCCCTAACCGGTGGCTCCGTTTCTGGCTCTGGCTCCGGCTCAGCCCCATAAGCACCGCTGGGTGgactgatgctgctgctgcccaACTGCTGGTAGACTTTGTCCAGGTTCTGCTGATCGTAGATGTTCTGCGAAGGCTGCGGGTTCTCCTGATCGTAGATGTTCTGCGAAGGCTGAGGGTTCTGCTGATCGTAAATGTTCTGCGAAGGCTGCGGGGCCACCTGCTCCTCGCTCAGGGattgctgctgctgagatTGCTCGCCGTAACTCTCGAACGAGGACTGGGCCGCCGCCTGCTGGATCTTCgtctgctgctggtgctgctggaAGTAGGCGTTCTGGGCCTCGTTGATCAGCGTGCTGGCCAGCTCGTGGGTGGGCGGGATCTGGCAGCAGGCGCCGAACAGGAAGCCGTCCATGCAGGCTCCCACCACCTCTCCGCCCCTCTGGGCGCACTCGTGGTTGAACATGCAGATGGTGGGTCCATTGGCCCGCGGATCAGAGCTGGGCAGCGTTTTAGTGGCTCGGCAGTGCTTCGGGGTGATGCGATAGCCTCCAAACAGCTTGCGACCTCCTGTAAACGagttgaaaaaatataaacaaattagCAAATAAAgttacattaaaaaacaacTTTTGAAGGACCGAAAGTTACAGAAACTTTtcgtttaaatattttattttaagatatTAGATTAATTTGAAGGAGATTTCTTTCTTAAAGCATAATCCCACCATCAAAAGTAACATTTTTACCCGCTTAAATATTCTTAAAAGCTGGCACAATAATTTTCCCCA
Protein-coding regions in this window:
- the flz gene encoding serine protease filzig isoform X3 is translated as MFKWVTPASTATLSRCTTTTRTATTTTATRTTKPQLLSIALTSLIIIVASFVPTTSGFRSIETNGGGRKLFGGYRITPKHCRATKTLPSSDPRANGPTICMFNHECAQRGGEVVGACMDGFLFGACCQIPPTHELASTLINEAQNAYFQQHQQQTKIQQAAAQSSFESYGEQSQQQQSLSEEQVAPQPSQNIYDQQNPQPSQNIYDQENPQPSQNIYDQQNLDKVYQQLGSSSISPPSGAYGAEPEPEPETEPPVRDESGYSSSSASTEATQSQPSSASVEFEQEPSQQVDVSSEQTTQKITKQPIQPPSFHVHKHSVTINSPSSPPQNDDFVMQVLSTLPPEHADDHHIVFTTEVPTKIASGLQEQTSSESNSFEEVSSTPAATQKPKPKPTQKPTQKPTPKPTQKATQKPTPKPTQKPKPNPVPQLAETMKRPIQQKPQPQPVVKPQPSPKPAQSSNIHQHNHNHLILDGGEFTHSDITHPGADADLVEDLQFSTGYGPQPVYAEPPKQQEQQPQQPPEQSYITSSTSAKRPTSGPNSPTTVSSITTHVDSIESIILQLNNTSHGPSYNVVSQQTPSYGYPGAGQVHTEPATQPPTFYQENEADKVQEQESQSQEYGYTTTLGYESSYDKVSDEQEASATVSQSAEMPTARPGYGEDVSAVLEDHTMPANGYHDAEASVAPQTSEFNKMPTGIAYPVDMSYMEEEENLPATAAGYGQVNSDSFEASTDAAYQKLSTVQTEQPQPVPTYVRPTTNANKQNRPVASYIGMVTMQHYNPQSGNGDYQAQVPAEVSVSSHTTKVQEQYDDTSNVYQQSETTSGYVSPPTSAPPAAQRPQYDAVQEDASSERPVLVTASPRPRPKPSTKRPAIKRPISVENIKRKPQPQPSAGAYNQEKISEHSTRKPVSTGYDNESPESPITHIQIKKPAANHHKEHDQSGYPRPASPGYEQTTAAAPAPAAPALNYDKPDAPLSQFDQPSAPSAGYEQLAPMPSLVFDEEHVASSPGRKPSTSKPISTSYVTGPSTPRPPATVDYHYDNVPPLFMADDKLDAFIQSTAENIVGSTPGNYQPPLVATASTPIYAQRPTSSGVYGHKKPGFVQINGTPKPPRPTVLITPKPTAINLVTYSSLSDDSNKLATNSYVTGRPGSQGISANDFEDPGYFGSSPVHVAFTQSTTEAIYAVPSDDKPAFPGYFGPTPSYPAFSVPGEKVGQNVMEETYTSPNDFVNFPPVRNPNLNMSAASSAVTSDLDLSTPSFVEDVVLKDKMHTLVHKLVASLQGNFDALADMIEEPGSNKTAATYQAGAGGAAKPVRVATTRKPVRVATTTRPKVTTKKPVTRVTTKAPNKKTSAVSSTTRKPVTRRTTVAAKVTTTTRKPATKKPTRRVSSTVKTTTVSSARPAADEIVDEEDEEDVNPNPSDNEVDQGATLSSYGGANGRKIPRRKHKRRNQKSA
- the flz gene encoding serine protease filzig isoform X2 codes for the protein MFKWVTPASTATLSRCTTTTRTATTTTATRTTKPQLLSIALTSLIIIVASFVPTTSGFRSIETNGGRKLFGGYRITPKHCRATKTLPSSDPRANGPTICMFNHECAQRGGEVVGACMDGFLFGACCQIPPTHELASTLINEAQNAYFQQHQQQTKIQQAAAQSSFESYGEQSQQQQSLSEEQVAPQPSQNIYDQQNPQPSQNIYDQENPQPSQNIYDQQNLDKVYQQLGSSSISPPSGAYGAEPEPEPETEPPVRDESGYSSSSASTEATQSQPSSASVEFEQEPSQQVDVSSEQTTQKITKQPIQPPSFHVHKHSVTINSPSSPPQNDDFVMQVLSTLPPEHADDHHIVFTTEVPTKIASGLQEQTSSESNSFEEVSSTPAATQKPKPKPTQKPTQKPTPKPTQKATQKPTPKPTQKPKPNPVPQLAETMKRPIQQKPQPQPVVKPQPSPKPAQSSNIHQHNHNHLILDGGEFTHSDITHPGADADLVEDLQFSTGYGPQPVYAEPPKQQEQQPQQPPEQSYITSSTSAKRPTSGPNSPTTVSSITTHVDSIESIILQLNNTSHGPSYNVVSQQTPSYGYPGAGQVHTEPATQPPTFYQENEADKVQEQESQSQEYGYTTTLGYESSYDKVSDEQEASATVSQSAEMPTARPGYGEDVSAVLEDHTMPANGYHDAEASVAPQTSEFNKMPTGIAYPVDMSYMEEEENLPATAAGYGQVNSDSFEASTDAAYQKLSTVQTEQPQPVPTYVRPTTNANKQNRPVASYIGMVTMQHYNPQSGNGDYQAQVPAEVSVSSHTTKVQEQYDDTSNVYQQSETTSGYVSPPTSAPPAAQRPQYDAVQEDASSERPVLVTASPRPRPKPSTKRPAIKRPISVENIKRKPQPQPSAGAYNQEKISEHSTRKPVSTGYDNESPESPITHIQIKKPAANHHKEHDQSGYPRPASPGYEQTTAAAPAPAAPALNYDKPDAPLSQFDQPSAPSAGYEQLAPMPSLVFDEEHVASSPGRKPSTSKPISTSYVTGPSTPRPPATVDYHYDNVPPLFMADDKLDAFIQSTAENIVGSTPGNYQPPLVATASTPIYAQRPTSSGVYGHKKPGFVQINGTPKPPRPTVLITPKPTAINLVTYSSLSDDSNKLATNSYVTGRPGSQGISANDFEDPGYFGSSPVHVAFTQSTTEAIYAVPSDDKPAFPGYFGPTPSYPAFSVPGEKVGQNVMEETYTSPNDFVNFPPVRNPNLNMSAASSAVTSDLDLSTPSFVEDVVLKDKMHTLVHKLVASLQGNFDALADMIEEPGSNKTAATYQAGAGGAAKPVRVATTRKPVRVATTTRPKVTTKKPVTRVTTKAPNKKTSAVSSTTRKPVTRRTTVAAKVTTTTRKPATKKPTRRVSSTVKTTTVSSARPAADEIVDEEDEEDVNPNPSDNEVDQGATLSSYGGANGRKIQCGVRPHVKSGRIVGGKGSTFGAFPWQVLVRESTWLGLFTKNKCGGVLITSRYVITAAHCQPGFLASLVAVMGEFDISGDLESKRSVTKNVKRVIVHRQYDPATFENDLALLELDTPVQFDTHIVPICMPNDVADFTGRMATVTGWGRLKYGGGVPSVLQEVQVPIIENSVCQEMFHTAGHNKKILTSFLCAGYANGQKDSCEGDSGGPLVLQRPDGRYELAGTVSHGIKCAAPYLPGVYMRTTFYKPWLRSITGVK
- the flz gene encoding serine protease filzig isoform X1, whose protein sequence is MFKWVTPASTATLSRCTTTTRTATTTTATRTTKPQLLSIALTSLIIIVASFVPTTSGFRSIETNGGGRKLFGGYRITPKHCRATKTLPSSDPRANGPTICMFNHECAQRGGEVVGACMDGFLFGACCQIPPTHELASTLINEAQNAYFQQHQQQTKIQQAAAQSSFESYGEQSQQQQSLSEEQVAPQPSQNIYDQQNPQPSQNIYDQENPQPSQNIYDQQNLDKVYQQLGSSSISPPSGAYGAEPEPEPETEPPVRDESGYSSSSASTEATQSQPSSASVEFEQEPSQQVDVSSEQTTQKITKQPIQPPSFHVHKHSVTINSPSSPPQNDDFVMQVLSTLPPEHADDHHIVFTTEVPTKIASGLQEQTSSESNSFEEVSSTPAATQKPKPKPTQKPTQKPTPKPTQKATQKPTPKPTQKPKPNPVPQLAETMKRPIQQKPQPQPVVKPQPSPKPAQSSNIHQHNHNHLILDGGEFTHSDITHPGADADLVEDLQFSTGYGPQPVYAEPPKQQEQQPQQPPEQSYITSSTSAKRPTSGPNSPTTVSSITTHVDSIESIILQLNNTSHGPSYNVVSQQTPSYGYPGAGQVHTEPATQPPTFYQENEADKVQEQESQSQEYGYTTTLGYESSYDKVSDEQEASATVSQSAEMPTARPGYGEDVSAVLEDHTMPANGYHDAEASVAPQTSEFNKMPTGIAYPVDMSYMEEEENLPATAAGYGQVNSDSFEASTDAAYQKLSTVQTEQPQPVPTYVRPTTNANKQNRPVASYIGMVTMQHYNPQSGNGDYQAQVPAEVSVSSHTTKVQEQYDDTSNVYQQSETTSGYVSPPTSAPPAAQRPQYDAVQEDASSERPVLVTASPRPRPKPSTKRPAIKRPISVENIKRKPQPQPSAGAYNQEKISEHSTRKPVSTGYDNESPESPITHIQIKKPAANHHKEHDQSGYPRPASPGYEQTTAAAPAPAAPALNYDKPDAPLSQFDQPSAPSAGYEQLAPMPSLVFDEEHVASSPGRKPSTSKPISTSYVTGPSTPRPPATVDYHYDNVPPLFMADDKLDAFIQSTAENIVGSTPGNYQPPLVATASTPIYAQRPTSSGVYGHKKPGFVQINGTPKPPRPTVLITPKPTAINLVTYSSLSDDSNKLATNSYVTGRPGSQGISANDFEDPGYFGSSPVHVAFTQSTTEAIYAVPSDDKPAFPGYFGPTPSYPAFSVPGEKVGQNVMEETYTSPNDFVNFPPVRNPNLNMSAASSAVTSDLDLSTPSFVEDVVLKDKMHTLVHKLVASLQGNFDALADMIEEPGSNKTAATYQAGAGGAAKPVRVATTRKPVRVATTTRPKVTTKKPVTRVTTKAPNKKTSAVSSTTRKPVTRRTTVAAKVTTTTRKPATKKPTRRVSSTVKTTTVSSARPAADEIVDEEDEEDVNPNPSDNEVDQGATLSSYGGANGRKIQCGVRPHVKSGRIVGGKGSTFGAFPWQVLVRESTWLGLFTKNKCGGVLITSRYVITAAHCQPGFLASLVAVMGEFDISGDLESKRSVTKNVKRVIVHRQYDPATFENDLALLELDTPVQFDTHIVPICMPNDVADFTGRMATVTGWGRLKYGGGVPSVLQEVQVPIIENSVCQEMFHTAGHNKKILTSFLCAGYANGQKDSCEGDSGGPLVLQRPDGRYELAGTVSHGIKCAAPYLPGVYMRTTFYKPWLRSITGVK